A DNA window from Vigna unguiculata cultivar IT97K-499-35 chromosome 10, ASM411807v1, whole genome shotgun sequence contains the following coding sequences:
- the LOC114165599 gene encoding uncharacterized protein LOC114165599, translating to MDVLSKPLDPIINFVWGKGVKHVTYIFSYTKNFEELNKRVKRLGEEKQRLDGKRDKAKRKGDIVEDRVEEWFGEVGEFESRVEKYRNNAGHKKTRGLYYLFPYHRHKLGRQAKKMEMEALRLKDECPKDDQVSHADKVTSFDRPNPGYIEFDSRKFIVEDFMTKLKDPNIKIIGLHGAQGMGKSTLIKEIVKKAEDEGLLVAEIDVTENPNPLKIQEDIAHVLGLPLAGESENVRADYLRRWLKVENVSILIILDNLHERLDLNRLGIPVDDDYGLRKKNELSIMSSKQGPDRTQDTAGNTRGTDEKVPRKKNESSTKPSDDKQGSSGLKQDPDHTQYTAGDTRGIDEKVLKKGNFVGDYQGCKVLLSSRDKKVFPRDVGPTFNLKEIDENEALQLFEKVTGGGDKMSMPKEEIQNYCTGLPITIVTFAEAFKNWIKSESKPTLDKFKKQGLVEWQKSSETPNKKKYDLPKNKELKFIYLLCAQMGHLPLVNDLVKYCFGLGILEGVSSLSTARGKINESLQELKNLSLVSYENPNIHFHMSHMVRDDALSNALMDHNVFVLRDGKLDYWPDLEKCISISICNSYITDGFPQVINCPQLQFLQIETNDPSLEIPQRFFSSMKNLLVLILTGFHLSSLPYSIKDLLNLRMLCLERCTLDCNLSILRKFKKLRILSFSGSQLKNLPVELRYLDKLRMLDISDCFKLKIIPLDLFSNLTCLEELYIRKSLIKMLVEKGENKGHNSFLSELKNLHQLKVVDLSIPCVSILPNHLFFDRLKGYKIEIGDVEMFSVGEFRMPNKYEELKVLALQVKDDTDIQSHQGIKLLFKTSQSLFLGNVCVQNVVNELNIDGFQNLKHLSIINNNDVEYFNSTGLSYCENIFSNLESLWLCNMMNLKMICRGPITLESFAKLKTIKVEMCCQLENLFSFYAIKISTSTGTSEIFKCNSNMKKFLASLEMIEVCECVSLKEILQIPPDCVKDCECESLKEILQIPQDYGKVEFLKLRTLTLQSLPSFTCFYTKVERSCWPHSIEAQTTNRGHTEISTEQAGHNDNAPPLFGEPVEVPNLENLNLSSLNIRKIWSDQHLSSFYFQNLIKLVVKDCDKLTHLCSLPMASSLKKLKSLVISGCLKMKTIFEIEGVSANKVCVFPKLEEIHLSKMKRLTDMWQTEVGIDSFSSLISVRIEECDELDKIFPSHMEGWFESLINLKVSNCKSVKVIFEVSDSEEIDVSSGIDTNLQVILLDELPKLKELWSKDPYGILNFKKLRTIDVSKCDELRNLFPASMVNDVSKLERMSVLHCERMVEIVSSKDVLEVDNDPLEFPELTFVRLYELPNMKQFYKGRHPIKCPKLKELSMGKCMKLKRFETSDEKFVFSAEVVFPKLEYMEIDFLEAQNWLSNYKMLKLKELIILNSVHRPDLLYPFLYKMPNLEKLKLTSSYSGSLQSTNIGQHDRLRVVLQLKQLFICSSKLKDIGFERDQVLERLELLKLKDCDNLCNLGPSSVSLSYLTCLKLKRCNGLKNLMASSTAKSMVQLKTMKVIDCGQVEQIVSNDGSEEGKGIKIVFSKLISIELVGLMNMTSFCGYKNCEFEFPLLEILIVRTCPKMEKFSERGLIAPKLKDVYGVEGDKKAQWQWEGDLNDTIQEIFHDKL from the exons ATGGATGTTTTGTCGAAACCACTTGAtccaataattaattttgtttgggGTAAGGGTGTTAAGCACGTGACCTACATTTTCTCTTACACGAAAAATTTTGAGGAACTAAATAAGAGAGTTAAGCGCCTTGGAGAAGAAAAACAGAGGTTAGATGGTAAACGTGATAAAGCTAAAAGAAAGGGTGACATTGTTGAAGACAGGGTTGAAGAATGGTTTGGGGAAGTGGGTGAATTTGAGAGTAGGGTTGAGAAGTACAGGAATAATGCAGGTCACAAGAAGACAAGgggtttatattatttatttccttACCATAGGCACAAACTGGGTAGACAAGCAAAGAAGATGGAAATGGAGGCTTTGAGACTGAAAGATGAGTGCCCCAAGGATGACCAAGTTTCCCATGCAGATAAAGTAACATCTTTTGATCGCCCTAATCCTGGCTACATTGAATTTGATAGTAGAAAATTCATTGTGGAAGACTTTATGACAAAACTTAAAGATCCCAATATCAAAATTATTGGACTCCATGGAGCACAAGGGATGGGTAAGAGcactttaataaaagaaattgttaaaaaagCTGAAGATGAGGGGTTGTTGGTTGCTGAAATAGATGTAACTGAAAATCCCAATCCACTCAAAATTCAGGAAGATATTGCACACGTGTTAGGTTTGCCATTAGCAGGGGAAAGTGAAAATGTAAGAGCTGATTACCTAAGGAGGTGGTTAAAAGTAGAAAATGTGAGCATCCTTATAATCTTGGATAACCTTCATGAAAGATTAGACTTGAATAGGTTAGGGATTCCGGTTGATGATGATtatggcttaagaaagaagaatgAGTTAAGCATAATGTCAAGTAAACAGGGTCCTGACCGCACACAGGATACAGCGGGCAACACACGAGGTACTGATGAAAAGGTGCCAAGAAAGAAGAATGAGTCAAGCACTAAGCCAAGTGATGACAAACAAGGTTCTTCTGGCCTTAAACAGGATCCTGACCACACACAATATACAGCGGGTGACACACGAGGTATTGATGAAAAGGTGctaaaaaaaggaaattttgttgGTGATTATCAGGGATGCAAAGTTTTGCTTTCTTCACGTGATAAGAAAGTATTTCCTCGTGATGTTGGGCCAACTTTCAATTTAAAGGAAATAGATGAAAATGAAGCCTTGCAGTTGTTTGAGAAGGTGACCGGAGGAGGTGATAAAATGTCTATGCCAAAAGAAGAAATCCAGAACTATTGTACAGGGTTGCCCATTACAATAGTTACATTTGCAGAGGCATTTAAAAACTGGATTAAGTCAGAAAGCAAACCTACACTGGACAAATTTAAAAAGCAAGGTCTGGTTGAATGGCAAAAGTCTTCAGAGACTcctaataagaaaaaatatgaccTCCCAAAAAATAAGGAACTCAAGTTCATTTACTTGCTTTGTGCTCAAATGGGTCACCTACCGCTGGTTAATGACTTGGTGAAATATTGCTTTGGATTAGGTATACTTGAAGGGGTTTCTTCCCTTAGTACAGCTCGAGGAAAGATAAATGAATCGCTCCAAGAGCTGAAAAACTTGAGTTTGGTGTCGTACGAAAATCCTAATATTCATTTCCATATGTCTCATATGGTTCGAGATGATGCTTTAAGTAATGCACTCATGGATCacaatgtttttgttttgagaGATGGAAAACTAGATTATTGGCCCGATCTTGAAAAATGCATTTCTATTTCTATATGCAATAGTTACATTACAGATGGGTTTCCTCAAGTCATAAATTGTCCTCAACTTCAATTTTTGCAAATAGAAACTAATGATCCGTCTTTGGAAATACCTCAGAGATTTTTTAGCAGCATGAAAAACTTGTTAGTTTTAATATTGACTGGTTTTCATCTATCAAGCTTACCATATTCAATTAAAGACCTATTGAACCTCAGAATGCTTTGTTTGGAGCGGTGTACTTTGGATTGCAATTTATCGATACTgagaaagtttaaaaaattaagaattctCAGTTTCTCTGGATCTCAACTTAAAAATTTGCCAGTTGAGCTACGATACTTGGATAAGTTGCGAATGCTGGACATCAGCGATTGTTTCAAACTGAAGATTATTCCACTTGatcttttttctaatttgaCGTGTTTGGAAGAGTTGTATATAAGAAAAAGCTTGATCAAAATGTTGGTGGAAAAAGGGGAAAACAAAGGTCATAATTCGTTTCTTTCCGAGCTAAAGAATTTGCATCAGTTGAAAGTGGTGGACTTAAGCATCCCGTGTGTTTCAATTTTGCCCAATCACTTATTCTTTGATAGGTTAAAAGGTTACAAGATTGAAATCGGAGACGTTGAAATGTTTTCTGTTGGAGAATTTAGGATGCCTAATAAATATGAAGAACTCAAAGTATTGGCATTGCAGGTAAAGGACGACACTGATATTCAGTCTCATCAAGGCATAAAATTGTTGTTTAAAACATCACAAAGTTTGTTCTTGGGAAATGTATGTGTTCAAAATGTTGTTAATGAGTTGAACATAGACGGATTTCAGAATTTGAAACACTTATCCATCATAAATAACAATGATGTCGAATATTTCAATTCAACAGGTTTGTCTTATTGTGAGAACATTTTTTCCAATTTGGAATCTCTATGGCTCTGCAACATGATGAACTTAAAGATGATATGTCGCGGTCCAATTACACTTGAATCATTTGCCAAATTAAAAACCATCAAGGTTGAGATGTGTTGCCAATTGGAAAATCTCTTCTCCTTCTACGCAATTAAAATTTCTACTAGCACAGGAACAAGTGagatttttaaatgtaattctAACATGAAGAAATTTCTAGCTAGTTTAGAAATGATTGAGGTTTGTGAATGTGTATCTTTAAAGGAGATCCTTCAAATACCACCGGATTGTGTTAAGGATTGTGAATGTGAATCTTTAAAGGAGATCCTTCAAATACCACAGGATTATGGTAAGGTTGAGTTTCTCAAATTACGAACTTTGACACTCCAATCATTACCATCATTTACTTGTTTTTATACCAAAGTGGAGAGATCTTGCTGGCCACATTCGATAGAGGCTCAAACTACAAATAGGGGTCACACAGAAATTTCTACTGAACAAGCTGGCCACAATGACAATGCGCCTCCTCTTTTTGGTGAACCA GTTGAAGTTCCAAACTTAGAAAACTTGAATTTATCCTCACTCAACATTCGTAAGATATGGAGCGACCAACACTTATCAAGTTTCTACTTTCAAAACTTGATAAAGTTAGTTGTGAAAGATTGTGATAAATTGACACATCTATGTTCATTACCTATGGCTAGCAGTTTGAAGAAGTTGAAAAGCCTCGTCATAAGTGGGTGTCTGAAAATGAAAACGATTTTTGAGATTGAAGGAGTTAGTGCAAACAAG GTTTGTGTCTTCCCTAAGCTGGAGGAAATCCACCTTAGCAAAATGAAGAGATTAACGGATATGTGGCAAACTGAAGTGGGTATTGATTCCTTTTCTAGTCTCATTTCTGTAAGGATTGAAGAATGCGATGAATTGGACAAGATTTTTCCGAGTCACATGGAAGGATGGTTTGAAAGCTTGATTAACTTGAAAGTTTCTAACTGTAAGTCCGTGAAAGTGATTTTTGAAGTTAGTGATTCTGAAGAAATAGATGTATCTAGTGGGATAGACACAAATCTTCAGGTTATTCTTCTTGATGAACTCCCGAAGTTGAAGGAATTGTGGAGCAAAGATCCATATGGAATTCTCAACTTTAAAAAACTTCGGACTATAGATGTAAGTAAGTGTGATGAACTAAGGAATTTGTTTCCGGCTTCTATGGTAAACGATGTATCAAAGCTTGAACGCATGTCGGTATTGCATTGTGAGAGGATGGTGGAAATTGTTTCAAGTAAAGATGTATTAGAAGTTGACAATGATCCATTAGAGTTTCCTGAACTAACATTTGTGAGATTGTACGAACTTCCAAACATGAAGCAATTCTACAAAGGGAGACATCCAATAAAGTGTCCAAAGTTGAAGGAATTGAGTATGGGCAAGTGTATGAAGCTTAAAAGATTTGAAACAAGTGATGAAAAGTTCGTTTTCTCAGCTGAAGTG GTGTTCCCCAAGTTGGAGTACATGGAAATTGACTTCCTGGAAGCTCAAAATTGGTTATCCAATTACAAAATGCTGAAATTAAAAGAGCTTATTATCTTGAATTCAGTCCACCGCCCAGATCTTTTGTACccgtttttgtacaaaatgcCAAATCtagaaaagttaaaattgaCTTCTTCTTATTCTGGATCGTTGCAAAGTACAAACATTGGGCAGCATGACAGATTGAGAGTTGTATTACAGTTGAAGCAATTGTTTATTTGTTCCTCAAAGTTAAAGGATATAGGATTTGAACGAGACCAAGTTCTAGAGAGGCTGGagcttttgaaattaaaagatTGCGACAATTTGTGCAATTTAGGTCCTTCCTCTGTATCGTTGAGTTACTTGACATGTTTGAAACTGAAGAGATGTAATGGATTAAAGAATTTAATGGCATCCTCCACGGCCAAAAGCATGGTTCAACTTAAGACCATGAAGGTAATAGACTGTGGTCAAGTAGAGCAAATAGTAAGCAACGACGGAAGTGAAGAAGGCAAAGGGATCAAAATTGTATTCAGCAAATTGATTTCTATAGAACTTGTGGGGCTAATGAACATGACAAGTTTTTGCGGTTACAAGAACTGTGAATTCGAGTTCCCATTACTGGAAATATTGATAGTAAGAACTTGTCCAAAAATGGAGAAATTCAGTGAAAGAGGATTAATAGCACCAAAGTTGAAAGATGTATATGGTGTGGAGGGAGATAAAAAAGCTCAATGGCAGTGGGAAGGTGACTTGAATGACACCATACAAGAAATTTTCCACGATAAg